In the Diorhabda carinulata isolate Delta chromosome 9, icDioCari1.1, whole genome shotgun sequence genome, one interval contains:
- the LOC130898249 gene encoding uncharacterized protein LOC130898249 isoform X2, producing MADGSKKLFGWIRKQDRSGNHASNTDLPDDIGVQFPLNSQEDITKLETYLSEKNNCLALSAYLSTFGGRDFTGHTNRILNFLFTYSLATNWNFCGKRGEKKAFKNLNVKDVIIGAVRKSSPLVSQKEIEDTIKVWLKHAPEKLKKQQHGNP from the exons ATGGCGGACGGCAGCAAAAAGTTGTTTGGC tGGATCCGAAAACAAGATCGCAGTGGCAATCACGCCAGTAATACAGATTTACCAGATGATATAGGCGTACAGTTTCCTTTGAATTCTCAAGAGGATATTACCAAATTGGAAACATACctgagtgaaaaaaataattgcctgGCTTTG tcggcatatctatcgacttttggagggagagattttactggacatacaaaccggattttaaattttttgttcacttatTCTCTTGCaactaattggaatttttgtggcaaacgaggtgagaaaaaggcttttaaaaacttaaacgtaaaggatgtgattattg gtgCTGTAAGAAAAAGCTCCCCTCTAGTCAgtcagaaagaaatagaagataccatcaaggtgtggttgaaacatgcaccagagaaattgaaaaagcagcaGCATGGCAAcccgtaa
- the LOC130898249 gene encoding uncharacterized protein LOC130898249 isoform X1, translating to MATRKKKSVVSQRQLYRRVAEANLAPVSQNCYNTSLIVNNDSNESSNSVFFADSMCESENDTCSSRDLDFNVNSPNENLLFNDATLYNHLTSYSSNVPPNDLFPNEPPPSDLDSKLSNWAASRYVRRTVVTHLLHILHPYHNELPLDSRTLLKTPRETKTKSLLNGEYCHFGLVNALKLKLLSVPNISQYSIINISFNVDGLPIYRNGQKHDLWPILALVKNFKSEPFVVGSFLGSGKPNLLSAFLEDFLIELSNLLTTGIEINNNIHEVKFHSFVCDAPARAYLKCVKTHSGYSSCERCETLENTWDVSFSKIYLLTRETTNLFGLKLMYLIIMENLL from the coding sequence ATGGCAAcccgtaagaaaaaaagtgttgttagtcAAAGACAACTCTACAGAAGGGTGGCAGAAGCAAATTTAGCACCTGTGAGTCAGAATTGTTATAATACatctttaatagttaataatgattccaatgaatcatcaaattccgttttttttGCTGATTCAAtgtgtgaaagtgaaaatgacaCCTGTTCCTCAagagatttagattttaatgtaaactcgcctaatgaaaatttgctcTTCAATGATGCGACGTTATACAACCATTTGACTTCCTATTCCAGTAACGTGCCCCCTAACGATTTATTTCCTAATGAACCGCCGCCTAGCGATTTGGATTCGAAATTGTCAAACTGGGCAGCTTCAAGGTACGTTCGACGTACAGTAGTTACTCATCTCTTGCATATCTTGCATCCATACCATAATGAGTTACCGTTAGACAGTCGAACGCTGCTGAAAACGCCCagagaaacgaaaacaaaatcgTTGTTAAATGGCGAATATTGTCATTTTGGACTTGTTAACgctttaaaattaaagttattgtcAGTACCTAATATTTCTCAGTACAGCATTATCAACATTTCATTTAATGTAGATGGACTGCCCATTTATAGAAATGGTCAGAAACATGATCTCTGGCCCATTTTAgcacttgtaaaaaattttaagagtgAGCCGTTTGTTGTTGGTTCTTTTTTAGGAAGTGGCAAACCAAATTTATTGTCAGcgtttttagaagattttttaattgagttaTCGAACTTACTTACCACGggcattgaaattaataataatatccatgAAGTAAAATTTCACAGCTTTGTTTGCGATGCTCCTGCGCGCGCATATCTGAAATGTGTGAAGACCCATTCAGGGTATAGTTCCTGTGAAAGGTGCGAAACTCTGGAGAACACTTGGGACgtgtcattttcaaaaatttaccttttaaCAAGAGAGACAACGAATCTTTTTGGACTAAAATTGATGTATCTCATCATCATGGAGAATCTCCTCTAA